The Paucidesulfovibrio gracilis DSM 16080 genome has a window encoding:
- a CDS encoding PhoH family protein, with protein MAEKRFVLDTNVLIENPKCIAALRNGQENQIHVPYTVLRELDKLKKDARVGHVVSQAVRTLLQDEKVRVMDPEFAHSLVEECYDDRILREIGHASQGGLLDAPILITNDRILQLKARVHGIPCEEYRDSDPFRSASQRYTGFVDEGDEHVPNCFTWDSGTPVFHGPDGPKAMAFQHEAWGVRPRNVYQNLALELLLNPKIDLVSIQSEAGYGKTFLSLAVALLLALEKKDNPHRKIYLVKPVVEIGSKLGYLPGDVEEKMLPYVRYVHDLLLKLHDLRPANRLFLDPSADNLRLNPKRFEVQPIAYIRGMNIENAVVIVDEMQNLSRNETRALLTRMGEGVKCVCLGDTRQVDHPYLNESNNGLNWVVRKFKGFQNYAHIVLKGERSRGPITDMVIKSKL; from the coding sequence ATGGCGGAAAAACGCTTTGTCCTTGATACCAATGTGCTGATCGAAAATCCCAAGTGCATTGCCGCTCTGCGAAATGGACAGGAAAATCAAATTCATGTTCCCTATACTGTGTTGCGCGAGCTGGACAAGCTGAAAAAGGATGCCCGTGTGGGGCATGTGGTCAGTCAGGCCGTGCGTACCCTGCTACAGGATGAAAAAGTGCGCGTCATGGACCCGGAGTTCGCGCATTCGCTTGTGGAGGAGTGCTATGATGACCGCATTTTGCGGGAAATAGGGCATGCCAGCCAGGGCGGGCTGTTGGATGCGCCCATTTTGATTACCAATGATCGGATTTTGCAGCTCAAAGCCCGGGTCCATGGCATACCTTGCGAGGAATATCGCGATTCCGATCCGTTTCGGTCCGCGTCCCAGCGCTACACCGGCTTTGTGGACGAAGGGGACGAGCACGTCCCGAATTGTTTTACCTGGGATTCCGGCACTCCGGTATTCCATGGTCCGGATGGGCCGAAGGCCATGGCCTTCCAGCATGAAGCCTGGGGGGTACGGCCCCGCAACGTGTATCAGAATTTGGCTCTGGAACTGCTGCTCAACCCCAAAATAGATTTGGTATCCATTCAGTCCGAGGCCGGATACGGCAAGACCTTTCTTTCCCTGGCCGTGGCCCTGCTGCTGGCTCTGGAGAAAAAAGATAATCCGCACCGCAAAATTTACCTGGTCAAACCCGTGGTGGAGATCGGGTCCAAGCTCGGGTACCTGCCGGGAGATGTGGAAGAAAAAATGCTGCCCTATGTGCGCTACGTGCACGACCTGTTGCTCAAGCTGCATGACCTTCGCCCGGCCAACCGATTGTTTTTGGATCCGTCTGCAGACAATCTGCGCCTGAATCCCAAGCGGTTTGAGGTGCAGCCCATTGCCTACATTCGAGGCATGAACATTGAAAATGCCGTGGTCATCGTGGATGAGATGCAGAACCTTTCACGCAACGAAACCCGCGCCCTGCTCACGCGCATGGGCGAAGGAGTCAAATGCGTGTGCCTGGGGGATACCCGCCAGGTGGATCATCCCTACCTTAATGAATCCAATAACGGGCTGAACTGGGTAGTGCGCAAATTCAAAGGATTCCAGAATTATGCGCACATTGTGCTCAAAGGAGAACGCTCCCGCGGTCCTATTACAGATATGGTTATCAAAAGCAAGTTGTAG
- a CDS encoding bactofilin family protein, whose protein sequence is MGFFRKKLSGTGDRSGSELNAFLGAGTEYSGSLDFVGTVRIDGIFNGEIASEGTLVLGKDAVIRGDINIGGLISNGQIYGNVTAEERVVLQKHAVLEGSLHTKALVVEEGATIEGDVEMHGSGSSTLTAVDATMKSSLPGADADAVAFGEEEPKDEKTDVEKIEMG, encoded by the coding sequence ATGGGTTTTTTCCGGAAAAAATTGTCTGGTACAGGGGATCGTTCTGGCAGTGAACTGAACGCGTTTCTTGGTGCCGGCACGGAATACAGCGGTAGTCTGGATTTTGTGGGTACGGTCCGTATCGACGGCATTTTCAACGGGGAAATCGCCTCCGAAGGAACGTTGGTTCTTGGCAAGGACGCGGTGATTCGCGGCGATATCAACATCGGTGGTCTGATCTCCAACGGGCAGATTTACGGAAATGTAACCGCCGAGGAGAGAGTCGTGCTGCAAAAGCACGCGGTTCTCGAGGGCAGCCTGCACACCAAGGCGCTGGTTGTGGAAGAGGGCGCCACCATTGAGGGCGATGTGGAAATGCACGGCAGTGGCTCCTCGACCCTGACAGCGGTGGACGCTACCATGAAATCGTCCCTGCCGGGTGCTGACGCTGATGCCGTGGCTTTTGGTGAGGAAGAACCCAAAGACGAAAAAACGGACGTGGAAAAAATCGAAATGGGCTGA
- a CDS encoding Hpt domain-containing protein: protein MQKSSTAAVRGGTKEHEPESRSRGLNMGQRVDFDPDALMQNLEYDRELLCELLQAYVEDAPIRLAALTSSVENDEPGGVVTAAHSLKGMSSVIRVNGLEQQALELEMAGRDGDMDKIRTLFSTFQHDLERVLVQAREYLATN, encoded by the coding sequence ATGCAAAAAAGCAGTACTGCGGCCGTCCGGGGCGGAACCAAGGAACACGAACCCGAAAGTCGGTCGAGGGGGCTGAATATGGGGCAACGGGTGGATTTTGATCCCGACGCGTTGATGCAGAATCTGGAGTATGACCGGGAGCTGCTTTGTGAATTGTTGCAGGCATATGTGGAAGATGCTCCCATTCGTCTGGCAGCGCTCACAAGCAGTGTGGAGAATGATGAACCGGGCGGCGTGGTCACGGCGGCCCACTCCCTGAAAGGCATGTCCAGCGTCATCCGGGTGAACGGCCTGGAGCAGCAGGCGCTGGAACTGGAGATGGCAGGCCGGGACGGGGATATGGACAAAATACGCACGCTGTTTTCGACATTTCAACACGATTTGGAACGGGTGCTGGTTCAAGCCAGAGAGTATTTGGCAACGAATTGA
- a CDS encoding P-loop ATPase, Sll1717 family, protein MSSPFKDLAKQVKNKKLKIHNIFSEENIQRLFGHEAAEDENTDRLKEYYFKNDIFEQVSADLKLRILVGHKGIGKSALFKIAAAEDFDNGILPIEIKPNDVSGIAESTDRFLELIRAWNEGIRGIIADKAIRYFTEESSKKMSNKIPSTGKLLTTISDTLKGIAIADKAKMSVYENFQRNKRINVYIDDLDRGWQGKNEDITRISALLNAVRDISNELENVHFKVSLRSDVYYLVRTSDESTDKIEGSVVWYTWHNTQILALLAKRVETFYGREIAEEDLMSLHQSKIAQYLKPIMTQTFDGVGKWNGAPIYRILMSLVRKRPRDLVKLCSLAARQARLNKHSIIQTIDFQGIFENYSLERIQDIDNEFRSELPDIRRLLFALKPSVKKARKYSDSYVYSTEQIESKISTVAAESPFFFSKKPDRPATANDLLFFLYKINFLTARRVNKDDVTVRKTFEENKYLTASFVDFGFGWEVHPAYRWALEPDDGTSIYQRLELIDFE, encoded by the coding sequence ATGTCATCGCCCTTCAAAGATCTTGCCAAACAGGTAAAAAACAAGAAACTGAAAATCCACAATATTTTTTCAGAAGAAAACATCCAACGCCTCTTTGGTCACGAAGCTGCAGAAGATGAAAACACCGACCGATTGAAAGAATACTATTTTAAGAATGACATCTTTGAACAAGTGAGTGCAGACCTCAAGTTGCGAATTCTTGTTGGACATAAGGGCATTGGGAAATCCGCCCTTTTCAAGATTGCTGCGGCTGAAGACTTTGACAATGGCATTTTACCAATTGAAATCAAACCGAACGACGTCTCTGGCATAGCCGAGTCAACTGACCGATTCCTTGAACTTATTAGAGCTTGGAACGAAGGGATACGCGGAATTATTGCGGACAAGGCCATACGCTATTTCACGGAAGAAAGTTCAAAAAAAATGTCAAATAAAATCCCTTCAACTGGGAAATTGCTGACGACAATATCAGACACGTTAAAAGGCATTGCAATCGCAGACAAAGCGAAGATGTCTGTATATGAGAATTTTCAACGCAATAAAAGAATAAATGTATACATTGACGATCTTGACAGAGGTTGGCAGGGAAAAAATGAGGATATAACAAGAATTTCTGCGCTGCTTAATGCAGTAAGAGATATAAGCAATGAGTTAGAAAACGTACATTTTAAAGTATCACTAAGGTCAGATGTATATTATCTTGTCAGAACTTCAGACGAATCAACAGACAAAATCGAAGGTTCGGTTGTTTGGTATACTTGGCATAACACACAAATTCTTGCCTTGCTCGCAAAAAGGGTTGAGACATTCTATGGTCGAGAAATCGCAGAAGAAGACTTAATGTCCTTACACCAAAGCAAAATCGCCCAATACTTGAAGCCGATTATGACGCAGACATTCGACGGCGTCGGGAAATGGAATGGAGCACCGATATATAGAATTCTCATGTCCCTTGTACGAAAACGTCCTCGTGACCTTGTCAAACTGTGTTCTTTGGCTGCAAGACAAGCTCGACTAAATAAACATTCGATTATTCAAACAATAGATTTTCAGGGTATTTTTGAAAACTATTCTCTGGAAAGAATACAAGACATTGACAATGAATTCCGATCAGAACTTCCTGATATCCGGCGCTTGTTATTCGCATTAAAGCCCTCGGTTAAAAAAGCCCGCAAATATTCTGATTCCTACGTATATTCAACAGAGCAAATTGAATCTAAAATCTCAACAGTTGCAGCAGAATCGCCCTTCTTTTTTTCGAAAAAGCCGGATCGACCTGCAACTGCTAATGACTTGTTGTTTTTCTTATACAAAATCAATTTTTTGACCGCTCGCAGAGTCAACAAAGACGATGTTACCGTCAGAAAAACTTTTGAGGAAAACAAATATCTTACTGCAAGCTTTGTCGACTTTGGCTTTGGGTGGGAGGTACATCCTGCATACCGATGGGCACTTGAACCCGATGACGGCACAAGCATTTATCAACGATTAGAATTGATCGATTTCGAATAA
- a CDS encoding OmpH family outer membrane protein — protein MLRKLLLLPLLALTLLVGCNQESGGTAVVDLARVQQESQLVQRIQAHLGAMNQSLMAEAMQADQARKDAPGEETDKAFNETMTRLQEKMYAEQERLGGFLGDELKRIMEEYRAEKGLDALLLKEAVASMDPSLDVTDEILSRLDALDPGLETPQAQPEMEAAPEAEAQDQAPVPAEEQPEEAEAQE, from the coding sequence ATGCTTCGCAAACTTCTTCTGCTTCCTCTACTGGCCCTGACCCTGCTGGTCGGCTGCAATCAGGAATCCGGCGGCACGGCCGTGGTGGACCTGGCCCGCGTGCAGCAAGAAAGCCAGCTGGTGCAACGTATTCAGGCCCATCTCGGTGCCATGAACCAAAGCCTCATGGCCGAGGCCATGCAAGCGGATCAAGCCCGCAAGGATGCGCCCGGCGAAGAGACCGACAAGGCCTTTAACGAGACCATGACCCGCCTGCAGGAAAAAATGTATGCCGAACAAGAGCGCCTGGGCGGTTTTCTGGGTGACGAGCTGAAACGGATTATGGAAGAGTATCGTGCGGAAAAGGGGCTGGACGCGTTGCTGCTCAAGGAAGCCGTGGCCAGCATGGATCCCTCCCTGGACGTGACCGATGAGATCCTGAGCCGTTTGGATGCGCTTGATCCCGGACTGGAAACCCCGCAGGCCCAGCCCGAGATGGAAGCCGCTCCCGAAGCCGAAGCCCAGGACCAAGCCCCGGTCCCGGCGGAAGAGCAGCCCGAGGAAGCCGAAGCCCAGGAGTAG
- a CDS encoding FAD:protein FMN transferase gives MPQNGTSRRTFLKAGTALTLLAAGGLSGLVRPARAETPCVSQTRALMGTFVTVSVAHESRNFAQDAVGRAFEHMQELIPVFNRFDTASPLSVLNDQRVLRGAPPELTQLLEQAREYHALTGGTFNPAVKPVLDLMAETARRNPDVPLNKEELRQRLALVDLDALRSNARSLVLERQGMGLTLDGLAKGRIVDAASETLRSLGAHDHLVDAGGDIRVSGGRTARRPWVVAVQNPKGGEYPDVIRLRDGAVATSGAYEVWFGDNRLAHHIVDPRTGRSPRTLSSATVRAASVAEADALSTALFVASPRQGLALIDSLPGVEALLLSAQGSRLASRGWDRLHS, from the coding sequence ATGCCCCAAAACGGAACCAGCCGCCGAACGTTTCTCAAAGCCGGAACAGCCCTGACGCTGCTGGCTGCGGGCGGTCTTTCCGGGTTGGTCCGCCCGGCACGGGCGGAAACGCCCTGCGTGAGCCAAACACGCGCCCTCATGGGAACCTTTGTGACCGTGAGCGTGGCGCACGAGTCCCGCAACTTTGCGCAGGACGCCGTTGGCCGTGCTTTTGAGCATATGCAGGAGCTGATCCCTGTGTTCAACAGGTTTGACACGGCATCGCCCCTCTCCGTGCTCAACGACCAGCGCGTTCTGCGCGGGGCGCCGCCGGAGTTGACCCAACTGCTGGAACAGGCGCGGGAATACCACGCCCTCACCGGCGGCACGTTCAACCCCGCGGTCAAACCCGTGCTCGACCTCATGGCCGAAACAGCCCGACGCAATCCGGACGTTCCCCTAAACAAAGAGGAACTGCGGCAACGTCTGGCTTTGGTGGACCTGGACGCCCTGCGTTCCAATGCCCGTTCCCTGGTCCTGGAGCGGCAAGGCATGGGCCTGACCTTGGACGGACTCGCCAAGGGACGCATCGTGGATGCGGCATCCGAAACATTGCGCTCTTTGGGCGCGCACGATCACCTGGTGGACGCGGGTGGAGATATCCGCGTTTCCGGCGGTCGCACGGCCCGGCGTCCCTGGGTCGTGGCCGTTCAAAATCCCAAGGGGGGGGAGTATCCGGATGTGATCCGCCTGCGCGACGGCGCTGTGGCCACTTCCGGAGCCTATGAAGTCTGGTTCGGCGACAACCGCCTCGCGCACCACATTGTGGATCCGCGCACGGGCCGTTCACCCCGAACCCTTTCCAGCGCCACGGTTCGCGCCGCCAGCGTGGCCGAGGCCGACGCCCTTTCCACTGCCCTGTTCGTGGCTTCGCCGCGGCAGGGGCTGGCGCTCATCGACTCCCTGCCCGGGGTCGAAGCCCTGCTGCTCTCGGCCCAAGGCTCCCGCCTGGCCTCCCGCGGCTGGGATCGACTCCATTCCTGA
- a CDS encoding BCCT family transporter has translation MDSHSGYTGGKSGLFSNVRQGVFWPPALLVIGLLVMGIVDSEGFLNGANAALAFAVGQFGWMYCLFVFLFFVFVAFVAFSPIGDVKLGGEKAKPILSYWNWWAIALCAGIGSGIVFWGVAEPLYHFHNPPSLYGGTPESTGAALDSMKISILHWSFHPYAIFSVFGLAIAYSHYELKQPLKASTALYPIFGTRLQGRFGQFIDALCIFATVGCVITSTGFGTLQITGGMEYLLGVPQSDAMFVVVVCGLTLLFAFSSYTGLQKGIRFFSSHNAKLFIFLLVFIFLTGPTTYFLNLGTESFGGFLGDLLKISLWTDSFQEGNNWVGSWTVFFWAWWLTFAPILGVFLAKIAYGRTIREFLTVNVLAPATFSVMWIILYGGGAIAMDMETGGTLWSVINTKGVEYTIYEFLKGYPLSALTLPLALIVVAISLITLVDSGVSAIAEICTRKVKTANGEPPAGMKLFWAFLVGSMAILFLLIAGVAATTALQTTSIVTGLPILVIELISMFGLMKAFRERRIRNRKRQAEAEQKVAVAEPVITLGKTG, from the coding sequence ATGGATAGTCATAGTGGATATACGGGCGGCAAAAGCGGACTTTTCAGCAACGTGCGACAGGGAGTTTTCTGGCCTCCGGCGCTGCTGGTCATTGGTCTTCTGGTCATGGGCATCGTGGATAGCGAGGGATTCCTGAATGGTGCCAATGCCGCCCTGGCTTTTGCCGTGGGACAATTCGGCTGGATGTATTGTCTTTTTGTGTTTTTATTCTTTGTTTTTGTGGCCTTTGTCGCGTTCTCGCCCATTGGGGACGTGAAGCTCGGGGGGGAAAAGGCCAAACCCATATTGTCCTATTGGAACTGGTGGGCCATTGCCCTATGTGCTGGAATCGGCTCCGGAATTGTGTTCTGGGGGGTGGCTGAGCCGCTTTACCACTTCCACAATCCGCCGAGCCTCTATGGAGGGACTCCGGAAAGCACGGGCGCGGCATTGGATTCCATGAAGATATCCATCCTGCACTGGTCCTTCCACCCCTATGCCATTTTCTCGGTTTTCGGACTGGCCATTGCCTATAGCCATTACGAACTCAAACAGCCGCTCAAGGCCAGTACGGCCCTGTATCCCATCTTCGGAACGCGGCTCCAGGGGCGGTTCGGGCAGTTCATCGACGCGCTGTGCATCTTTGCCACGGTCGGCTGCGTGATCACGTCCACCGGGTTCGGTACGCTGCAAATCACCGGTGGGATGGAGTATTTGCTGGGAGTGCCGCAGAGCGACGCCATGTTTGTGGTTGTGGTCTGCGGATTGACGCTGCTGTTTGCCTTTTCCAGCTATACCGGCCTGCAAAAGGGCATCCGGTTTTTCAGCAGTCACAACGCCAAGCTCTTCATCTTCCTGCTGGTGTTTATTTTCCTCACTGGTCCCACAACGTATTTCCTGAATCTGGGTACGGAAAGTTTCGGAGGATTCCTGGGCGATCTGCTCAAGATTTCCCTCTGGACCGACAGTTTTCAGGAGGGCAACAACTGGGTCGGCTCCTGGACGGTGTTCTTCTGGGCCTGGTGGTTGACCTTTGCCCCCATTCTCGGGGTGTTCCTGGCAAAAATCGCCTATGGCCGGACCATTCGTGAATTCCTGACCGTGAACGTGCTGGCGCCGGCCACGTTCAGTGTCATGTGGATCATCCTGTACGGCGGCGGCGCCATTGCCATGGACATGGAAACCGGGGGCACGCTTTGGTCCGTGATCAATACCAAGGGCGTGGAATACACCATCTACGAGTTCCTGAAGGGCTATCCCCTGTCGGCGTTGACCCTTCCTCTGGCTCTGATCGTCGTGGCCATCTCCCTGATCACGCTGGTGGACTCGGGCGTTTCGGCCATTGCGGAAATCTGCACCCGCAAGGTGAAGACCGCCAATGGCGAACCCCCGGCAGGTATGAAACTGTTTTGGGCGTTCCTGGTGGGTTCCATGGCCATCTTGTTCCTGCTCATTGCGGGAGTGGCCGCCACAACGGCGCTCCAGACCACCAGTATCGTAACCGGGCTTCCCATTCTGGTTATTGAATTGATCTCCATGTTCGGGCTGATGAAAGCCTTCCGCGAACGGCGGATACGCAATCGCAAGCGGCAGGCCGAGGCCGAACAAAAGGTCGCGGTTGCCGAACCCGTGATTACCCTGGGAAAGACCGGCTGA
- a CDS encoding flagellar biosynthesis anti-sigma factor FlgM yields MQDRIDMEAYRRAQRQKGEARSHGQSEYERAEKLRRLKEQIRAGTYCADIKDIAMQLAAAMDPMS; encoded by the coding sequence ATGCAGGATCGGATCGACATGGAGGCGTATCGTCGCGCCCAACGGCAAAAGGGTGAAGCCCGCAGCCATGGGCAAAGCGAGTACGAGCGTGCGGAAAAGCTCCGACGCCTCAAGGAGCAGATCCGCGCCGGAACCTACTGTGCCGACATCAAGGACATTGCCATGCAGCTCGCCGCTGCCATGGACCCCATGAGCTGA
- a CDS encoding OmpA family protein, producing MRNIRFVTVVLLLTAMVWATGAAAGEIMVRKADNVFFCVDTSGSMMSEYHGDGMSDLAAAKVLLDRMVRAMPDLGYKSALYRFAPFKELRGLEPQELGNITQAVADLPSTVPMFGNRTPLGQGLYDLAWPIAEVPGPTAVILFTDGGQNEGEHPLPVAEQLFANYDVCLHVVSFANSEREQTTINELAGLSDCSVMARASDLLADQAALDAFVRDTLWTMKPEPAPPAPPVSKREFHTVRMDLYLEFDTNSAEIRQEFHDEVAKLGELLQRYPESTAMIVGYTDDVGSYTSNIRLSTRRAQAVKKHLMQQFNVAPGRLEAVGYGENFPAQESTTAEARQRNRRVTVFVTGWFVEVK from the coding sequence ATGAGAAACATACGTTTCGTAACCGTTGTGCTGCTGTTGACGGCGATGGTCTGGGCGACCGGGGCGGCTGCCGGTGAAATCATGGTTCGCAAGGCGGACAATGTTTTTTTCTGCGTGGACACGTCCGGTTCCATGATGTCGGAATATCACGGCGACGGCATGTCGGACCTGGCTGCGGCAAAAGTGTTGCTGGACCGCATGGTGCGGGCCATGCCTGATTTAGGGTACAAGAGCGCGCTGTATCGCTTTGCTCCGTTTAAGGAATTGCGTGGCCTTGAGCCGCAGGAGCTGGGGAACATAACGCAAGCTGTGGCGGATCTGCCGAGCACGGTACCCATGTTCGGCAACCGTACGCCCCTTGGCCAGGGGTTGTATGACCTGGCCTGGCCCATAGCCGAGGTGCCCGGACCCACGGCCGTGATTTTGTTCACGGACGGCGGCCAGAATGAGGGGGAGCACCCCTTGCCTGTGGCCGAGCAGCTGTTTGCCAACTATGACGTTTGCCTGCATGTGGTCAGCTTTGCAAATTCCGAGCGAGAGCAGACCACCATCAATGAACTGGCCGGGCTGAGCGATTGTAGCGTAATGGCCCGGGCTTCGGATCTGTTGGCGGACCAGGCTGCGTTGGATGCCTTTGTCCGCGACACCCTCTGGACCATGAAGCCCGAACCCGCGCCCCCGGCGCCACCCGTGTCCAAACGGGAATTTCACACCGTGCGTATGGATCTCTATCTGGAGTTTGACACCAACAGCGCGGAGATCCGACAGGAATTTCATGACGAAGTGGCCAAGCTGGGCGAACTGTTGCAACGCTATCCCGAAAGCACGGCCATGATCGTGGGCTACACCGACGATGTTGGTTCCTATACCTCCAATATCCGGCTTTCCACCCGCCGGGCGCAGGCTGTGAAAAAGCATTTGATGCAGCAATTCAACGTGGCTCCCGGGCGTCTGGAGGCCGTGGGCTACGGGGAGAACTTCCCGGCGCAGGAAAGCACCACCGCGGAAGCCCGACAGCGAAACCGCCGCGTGACGGTGTTTGTGACGGGGTGGTTCGTGGAAGTGAAATAA